One Nonomuraea angiospora DNA segment encodes these proteins:
- a CDS encoding thymidine kinase: MLKFYFGPMDCGKSTLALQMNYNHGRQGRRGLVLTKHDRSGGPKVTSRIGLGLEAIEVEDSLDIVALVTSHDRIDYLICDEACFYTVPQIEQLADLVDEHGVDVYAFGLASDFRSVMFPAAQRLFELADEVCRLQVEVLCWCGRPGQLNARVVGGVMARTGEQVVIGDTDASPVRYQVLCRRHHRTGRLGEGAGAGTGTGTGTGTGTGTGTDQAVLTPGGPAGL, from the coding sequence GTGCTCAAGTTTTACTTCGGCCCCATGGACTGCGGGAAGTCCACGTTGGCGCTCCAGATGAACTACAACCACGGACGCCAGGGTAGGCGCGGACTGGTGCTGACCAAGCACGACCGCTCCGGCGGCCCCAAGGTCACCAGCCGGATCGGCCTCGGCCTGGAGGCCATCGAGGTGGAGGACTCCCTCGACATCGTGGCGCTGGTCACCTCCCATGACCGCATCGACTACCTCATCTGCGACGAGGCCTGCTTCTACACCGTCCCGCAGATCGAGCAGCTCGCGGACCTGGTGGACGAGCACGGCGTGGACGTCTACGCGTTCGGGCTGGCCTCGGACTTCCGCTCGGTGATGTTCCCGGCGGCGCAGCGGCTGTTCGAGCTGGCGGACGAGGTGTGCCGGCTGCAGGTCGAGGTGCTGTGCTGGTGCGGCCGTCCCGGGCAGCTCAACGCCAGGGTGGTGGGCGGGGTCATGGCGCGTACGGGCGAGCAGGTCGTGATCGGCGACACCGACGCCTCCCCGGTGCGCTACCAGGTGCTCTGCCGCCGCCACCACCGCACCGGCCGGCTCGGCGAGGGCGCGGGCGCGGGCACGGGCACGGGCACGGGCACGGGCACGGGCACGGGCACGGGCACGGACCAGGCCGTCCTCACACCAGGCGGTCCAGCAGGTCTCTGA
- a CDS encoding MarR family winged helix-turn-helix transcriptional regulator, with the protein MSRRRLGYLLKHANLRLTELTGPALEPYEIDGREFGVMSVLRTPEPLSQLEAAQRLGIDRTTMVALLDGLERKKLVGRRPHPADRRKNMVELTDHGREVLEAATRAVGVAEEEFLAGLPEEDRRLFRDLLDRLV; encoded by the coding sequence GTGTCGCGACGTCGCCTCGGTTACCTGCTCAAGCACGCCAACCTGCGCCTGACGGAGCTGACGGGGCCGGCGCTGGAGCCGTACGAGATCGACGGGCGGGAGTTCGGGGTCATGTCGGTGCTCCGCACGCCGGAGCCGCTCTCCCAGCTGGAGGCCGCCCAGCGGCTGGGCATCGACCGGACGACGATGGTCGCGCTGCTGGACGGCCTGGAGCGCAAGAAGCTGGTCGGGCGCCGGCCGCACCCCGCCGACCGGCGCAAGAACATGGTGGAGCTGACCGATCACGGGCGCGAGGTTCTGGAGGCGGCCACCCGCGCCGTGGGCGTGGCGGAGGAGGAGTTCCTGGCCGGCCTGCCGGAGGAGGACCGGCGGCTGTTCAGAGACCTGCTGGACCGCCTGGTGTGA
- a CDS encoding SRPBCC family protein, with translation MKVAGSAVIGVQRDQVWAALQDPAVLVSTIPGCERLEETGPDTYRMTVNAGVASIKGVYQGEVSLTDPLAPESFTLKARGQGAPGTVDATVVVRLSEVDDGTRVDYDADAVIGGMIGGVGQRMLGSVARRTAGEFFAAVEDHLRAAVAPAEAGAQAGAVSPVAAPVYDRPPRQHTQTRPWVMLASFGMGAGVALAGVAVGWLFGRASRRT, from the coding sequence ATGAAGGTGGCGGGCAGCGCCGTGATCGGCGTTCAGAGGGATCAGGTGTGGGCCGCGCTCCAGGATCCGGCGGTGCTGGTGAGCACCATTCCGGGGTGCGAGCGCCTTGAGGAGACCGGGCCGGACACGTACCGGATGACCGTGAACGCGGGCGTGGCCTCCATCAAGGGCGTCTACCAGGGGGAGGTGTCGCTCACCGACCCGCTGGCGCCCGAGAGCTTCACGCTCAAGGCGCGGGGGCAGGGGGCGCCCGGGACGGTGGACGCCACCGTCGTGGTGCGGCTGAGCGAGGTCGACGACGGGACCAGGGTCGACTACGACGCCGACGCGGTGATCGGCGGGATGATCGGCGGGGTCGGGCAGCGCATGCTGGGGTCGGTGGCCAGGCGGACGGCGGGGGAGTTCTTCGCGGCCGTGGAGGATCACCTGCGCGCGGCGGTCGCCCCCGCCGAGGCCGGAGCCCAGGCGGGCGCGGTGAGCCCGGTGGCCGCTCCTGTCTACGACCGGCCCCCCAGGCAGCACACGCAGACGCGGCCGTGGGTGATGCTGGCGTCGTTCGGGATGGGGGCGGGCGTCGCGCTCGCGGGCGTCGCGGTGGGCTGGCTGTTCGGACGGGCCTCCCGGCGAACATGA
- a CDS encoding polysaccharide deacetylase family protein, with amino-acid sequence MRALKILPRPAAVACVLALVAACSPAETASVPRPGSASSTSSPSTSARPRATPHGPPGEQPRTGEVRPVERAGGLPPVISSIPTRRKVVFLTIDDGWEQDPGFVEQVRDRRIPITAFAMRDAVEAKGTPDPAGGPGKYVGAGKWGYFRQLRSAGVAIENHTLTHPNLRLLSQDAQRREICGSSQVIRKELGTRPTLFRPPFGNYNTDTLRAAKSCGIDAVLLWTATVQPGGKIAYQVPDKRLRPGDILLLHFRPNLARDFRILVDKIERRGFELGNLQAYLAAMAVDR; translated from the coding sequence ATGCGCGCGTTGAAGATCTTGCCCCGTCCGGCCGCCGTCGCCTGCGTGCTGGCCCTCGTCGCCGCGTGCAGCCCCGCCGAGACCGCGAGCGTCCCCCGGCCCGGCTCCGCCTCCTCCACGAGTTCCCCGAGCACGTCCGCACGTCCCAGGGCCACCCCGCACGGCCCACCGGGCGAGCAGCCGCGCACGGGCGAGGTGCGCCCGGTCGAGCGCGCCGGCGGCCTGCCGCCCGTGATCAGCTCGATCCCCACCAGACGCAAGGTCGTCTTCCTGACCATCGACGACGGCTGGGAGCAGGATCCGGGCTTCGTCGAGCAGGTACGCGACCGGCGCATCCCCATCACCGCCTTCGCCATGCGCGACGCCGTGGAGGCCAAGGGCACCCCGGATCCGGCCGGCGGCCCAGGGAAATACGTAGGTGCCGGTAAATGGGGATATTTCCGGCAGCTCCGCAGCGCCGGCGTCGCCATCGAGAACCACACCCTCACCCACCCCAACCTCCGCCTGCTCTCCCAGGACGCCCAGCGCCGCGAGATCTGCGGCTCCTCCCAGGTCATCAGGAAGGAGCTGGGCACCAGGCCGACGCTGTTCAGGCCCCCGTTCGGCAACTACAACACCGACACGCTCAGGGCCGCCAAGAGCTGCGGCATCGACGCGGTCCTCCTCTGGACGGCCACCGTCCAGCCGGGCGGCAAGATCGCCTACCAGGTGCCCGACAAGCGCCTGCGTCCGGGCGACATCCTGCTCCTCCACTTCCGTCCCAACCTGGCCAGGGACTTCCGCATCCTGGTCGACAAGATCGAGCGCCGCGGATTCGAGCTGGGCAACCTCCAGGCGTACCTGGCCGCCATGGCCGTCGACCGGTAG